A genome region from Gossypium hirsutum isolate 1008001.06 chromosome A04, Gossypium_hirsutum_v2.1, whole genome shotgun sequence includes the following:
- the LOC107948588 gene encoding dnaJ homolog subfamily B member 13 codes for MGVDYYKILQVDRNANDEDLKKSYRKLAMKWHPDKNPKSKKEAEAKFKQISEAYDVLSDPQKRAVYDQYGEEGLKGQMPPPGAGGFPGGADGGSGPTMFRFNPRNPEDIFSEFFGFSSPFGGMGDMGGSRAGMSGFPRGMFREDIFGSFRGGAGEGSTTMLCKGPAIEQPLPCSLEDLYKGTTKKMKISRDVTDASGRPSTEEEILTIQIKPGWKKGTKITFPEKGNEQRGVIPSDLVFIIDEKPHSVFKRDGNDLMLTQKISLVEALTGYTAQLTTLDGRTLTVPINNIINPTYEEVVKGEGMPIPKEPSKKGNLRIKFNVKFPTKLTTEQKTGLKRLISSP; via the exons ATGGGTGTTGATTATTACAAGATTCTTCAGGTCGACCGGAATGCTAATGATGAAGATTTGAAGAAATCGTATCGTAAGCTGGCCATGAAGTGGCATCCCGACAAGAATCCTAAATCCAAGAAAGAAGCTGAAGCCAAATTTAAGCAAATCTCCGAAGCTTACGAT GTTTTGAGCGATCCCCAAAAGCGTGCGGTTTACGATCAGTACGGGGAAGAAGGGTTAAAAGGCCAGATGCCGCCTCCGGGTGCGGGAGGGTTTCCTGGAGGGGCGGACGGGGGTTCTGGCCCGACGATGTTCCGGTTCAATCCTCGGAACCCCGAAGATATTTTCTCggagtttttcgggttttcgagtCCGTTTGGAGGGATGGGTGATATGGGCGGGTCACGTGCTGGGATGTCGGGGTTCCCCAGGGGCATGTTTAGGGAAGACATATTCGGGTCGTTTAGGGGTGGAGCTGGGGAGGGTTCTACAACTATGCTCTGTAAAGGACCCGCTATTGAACAACCATTACCTTGCAGCTTGGAGGATCTATATAAAGGGACGACCAAGAAAATGAAGATTTCTAGGGATGTTACCGATGCTAGCGg GAGACCTAGTACGGAGGAGGAAATTCTTACTATTCAGATTAAGCCAGGATGGAAAAAAGGTACAAAAATAACATTTCCAGAAAAGGGAAACGAGCAACGAGGTGTTATTCCTTCTGATCTTGTCTTCATCATCGATGAGAAACCTCACAGTGTGTTCAAGAGGGATGGCAATGATCTTATGTTAACTCAGAAGATATCTCTAGTGGAAGCTCTAACTGGTTATACAGCACAGCTGACAACGCTGGATGGACGGACCCTCACAGTCCCTATTAACAACATCATCAATCCAACCTATGAAGAAGTTGTTAAAGGTGAAGGAATGCCCATTCCCAAGGAGCCTTCAAAGAAAggaaatttaagaattaaattcAACGTCAAGTTCCCTACCAAGCTTACAACTGAACAGAAAACTGGTCTGAAGCGGTTAATATC